gatttgagctggtttgacctggtttgatttgaactgagAAAATAAACTGGATTATACTTGATCTGTAGAAATTTCGGAGCGAGTAAATTTACTAAAAGCGTAAATGGTTACAGGTGATTCACATAAAGTACTTCTTCAGATGCTCGACGTTCCATGCCCGCGGTAGTACCCTGCCGGTTGTGTCCACTAGGTGATATGCTCCTTTTTCATGACATCGTATGACTttgtaggggccttcccattGTGCTCCAAGTTTtccttccgttggatctttgGTAATCGGGCTCACTTTACTCAAGACCCAATCCCCGAGTTGGAACTTTTGGGGATTTACTGTCTTATTGAAATAACGGGCGACTCGGTCCTGGTATGCTGCCCATGTGACCTGTGCGTCATCTCTTATTTCTTGTAGCAAGTCCAAATTGAGCTTGATACCTTCATCATTTAATCCTGGGTTGTAGTGTGACACTCGGAAGCTTGGCGATCCGACTTCAGCAGGGATGACCGCTTCAGAACCGTATGCTAAAGAGAAAGGAGTATCACCTGTGGGAGTTTGTGTTGTGGTACGGTAGGCCTAGAGCACCTCGGGAACATACTCGGCTCAAGCTCCCTTCTTCTTTCCGAGCTTCTTCTTTAGTGTTTTGAGGAGTGTTTTGTTGGTGGCTTCCACTTGTCCATTTGCCGGTGCATGAATCGGAGTGGAATAGTAATTTCAAATCTGAAGTTCCGCGCACCATTTACGAAACGGTCCGCAGTCAAACTGCTTTCCATTGTCGGTAACAAAGGCATGGGGAATGCCGAAACGGCATACGACCGAGCTCCAAAGAAATTTTATCACGTTGGCGGTGGTGATGGTAGCGAATGCCTCAGCTTCGGCCCACTTCGTGAAATAGTCTACAGCGACAAGAAAGAATTTCCGCCTTCCTTTTCCCAGTGGCATGGGTCCGACTATGTCAACCTCCTATTTCTCAAATGGCCAGGGCGAGCTGATCGGACTGAGTTTTTCAGGGGGGTTTTTCATCACTCGAGCAAACCTTTGACACTTGTCGCATTGTTGAACTAGCCTGACGGAGTCCTTGTTCATTGTTGGCTAGTGCTCTCATTGCTTTGTGTGCTAGCATCCGAGAGCCTGAATGGTTCCCGCAGACTCCTTCGTGTATTTCCTTAAGCACATACTCTGCCTCCGAGTTCGTGAGACACTTGAGAAGTGGCTCGGTGTATCCTCTTCGGTAAAGTACTCCTCCAATAAGCACGTACCGAGCTGAGTGCGTTTTTACTTTGTGAGACAACAGTTTGTCCCTGGGTAAAGATCCGTCTCGGAGGTACTGAACTACATCAGTGGCCCACTCGGGGCCGGTTGATTTTTCTTCGGTTTCCATCACGTCTAAATTAGGAGTAATTGATGGTTCGGTTTGTATCACCACCTCGTAGGCTGATGTTTGGACATCAGGTCTGGTACCCGAGCCCATCTTGGAGAGGGCATCTGCCTGGACATTTCCTCCCGGGGAATTTTTGTCATGGCGGTCCTGTCAAAGTTAGACTGATATTCGCGTACCCTGTACGTGGCTTACTACTACCTGGGAATTGCTTCggatttttacattttttgctCCCATTTCCCGAGCTATAGAGAGCCCGGCCAATACGGCCTCGTATTCTGCTTCGTTGTTGGTGGTAATGAAGTTTAACTTGATTGCATATTGAAATTTTTCTCCATCCGGGCTTGCAAGAGCAACGCCGACTCCACTTTTCCAGTTGGCTGAGGAACCGTCTACATATACCACCCAGGTCTCCTTCTTGGGTAGTTCTTCGCTTTCGGGTGTATTATTGAATTCCAGAAGGAAGTCAGCTAGTACCTGACCCTTGATGGATGTTCGAGGATGGAGTTCTATGTCGAATTGCCCGAGCTCCACCGACCAGTTCACCAACTTGCCTGAGAGGTCCGGTTTTTGCAATATcttcttcattggatactcggtCAGTACCCGAATGGCATGTGCTTGGAAGTATGGCCTGAGTCTTCGTGCCAAGACAATTAAGGTGAATGCTAACTTTTCTATCCAGGGGTACCTCTCCTTGGCTCCATGAAGTGCTTTGCTGGTGAAATACACCGGTTTTTGGATCCCTGAATCCTCGCGAACCAAAGCTGAGCTTACAACCGAGGGTGATACCGCCAGGTAGAGATAAAGTATTTCGCCTTCATCCGGGCGGCTCAGGAGCGGGGGATTGACCAAGTATTCTTTTAACTTCCCAAAAGCCTCATTGCACTCTCTATTCCATTCGAATGCTTTCCTCAGTATCTTGAAAAATGGGAGACATTTGTCTGTGGATCGGGAGATGAACCGGTTTAAGGTTGTTATTTTTTCGATCAATTTCTGCAGTTGCTTGGTCGTCTGAGGTGATTGCATACTGAGGACCGCGCTGACCTTCTCGGGATTTGCCTCGATTCCTCTTTGCAAAACCATAAACCCCAAGAACTTCCCGTAGGAAACGCCAAAAGCACACTTTGCCGGATTGAGCTTCATCTTGTGACTCCTCAGCGTCTCGAAGGTCTCCCTCAGATCTGCTATATGGCTGGTGGCTCGGATGCTCTTGACAAGCATATCGTCGACATAAACTTCTACATTCCGCCCGATCTAATCTCGGAACATCTTGTTCACCAGCCTCTGGTACGTGGCCCCAGCATTTTTTAGACCAAACGGCATCATCTTGTAGCAATAAAGGCCTCGGTCTGTAATGAAAGATGTTTTTTCTTGGTCGATCTCATCCATGTGAATCTGATTATACCCCGAGAAAGTGTCCATGAACGTGAGTAGTACATGCCCGGATGTAGAGTCTACCAGCAGGTTGATCCGAGGCAAGGGGAAGCTATCTTTGGGACATGCTTTGTTGAGGTTAGTGAAATCGacgcacattctccattttTCGGTAGCTTTTCTGACTAACACCACGTTGGCTAACCACTCTGGATAATCTACTTCTCGGATAAACCCGGCCTTCAGGAGCTTCTGTACCTCGTCGGCTACAGCCTGGTTCCGCTCAGGAGCAAAACTTCTTATTCGCTGTTTAACCGGTCGATGACTCGGGTCGACCATTAGTTTGTGGACAATCATGGATGGAGGTATTcctggcatatcttcatggctccacgCAAAAACGTCTTGGTTTCGTCTAAGGAATGCTACCAAGGCCATTTTTATTTCTGGGGAAAGCTGCGAGCCTACACGGATCGTCTTTTTCGAGTCACCGAGCTCGAAATTTTCCAACTCCACCGgttcccccaacggtgattgctatttttcgtcgtcttttttcctctctccgAGACTCGTAGCTTATGGGAGCTTTTTCAAGCTTGTGTTGTAACATTCTCGGGCCATCTGTTGGTCTCCTTTTTCGACACCAACTCCTTCTTCGGTGGGGAATTTCATGCTCAAGTGGGGGGTTGAGGTTACCGCCTTAAGCTCATTAAGAGCTGTTCTTCCAAGGATGGCGTTGTAAGCCGATGGTCGATCTATTATTAGGAACCGAACTATTATCGTACTCTGCCTCAGGTACGTTCCTGCTGTCACCGGGAGCTCGATGGAACCTAGCGGGAGCACTTATTCTCTCGTGAATCCCACAAGCGAATGCCTTGCCGGGATCACCTTGTTTCGGTCTATCTTCATTTGCTCGAAGGCTGGCCTATAGAGGATGTCAGCCGAGCTTCTTGTGTCGATCAAGATGCGGTGTATTTTATGGTTGGCAATGGCCAAACTCAGTACCAGAGCGTTGGTATGGGGGAGGGATACCCTTGTATAATCATCATCCGAGAACCCGATCATTTGGGCGTCTCGTTTCTAGGACTTTGGAGGTTTCTGCACCGAGTATACCTCGAAATCCCTTAACTGCCTTGCATATGCCTTTCGCGCCGAGTTAGACTCTCCTCTTCCTCCGAAACCCCCCGAAA
The Alnus glutinosa chromosome 14, dhAlnGlut1.1, whole genome shotgun sequence genome window above contains:
- the LOC133856706 gene encoding uncharacterized protein LOC133856706; this encodes MLVKSIRATSHIADLRETFETLRSHKMKLNPAKCAFGVSYGKFLGFMVLQRGIEANPEKVSAVLSMQSPQTTKQLQKLIEKITTLNRFISRSTDKCLPFFKILRKAFEWNRECNEAFGKLKEYLVNPPLLSRPDEGEILYLYLAVSPSVVSSALVREDSGIQKPVYFTSKALHGAKERYPWIEKLAFTLIVLARRLRPYFQAHAIRVLTEYPMKKILQKPDLSGKLVNWSVELGQFDIELHPRTSIKGQVLADFLLEFNNTPESEELPKKETWVVYVDGSSANWKSGVGVALASPDGEKFQYAIKLNFITTNNEAEYEAVLAGLSIAREMGAKNVKIRSNSQDRHDKNSPGGNVQADALSKMGSGTRPDVQTSAYEVVIQTEPSITPNLDVMETEEKSTGPEWATDVVQYLRDGSLPRDKLLSHKVKTHSARYVLIGGVLYRRGYTEPLLKCLTNSEAEYVLKEIHEGVCGNHSGSRMLAHKAMRALANNEQGLRQASSTMRQVSKEVDIVGPMPLGKGRRKFFLVAVDYFTKWAEAEAFATITTANVIKFLWSSVVCRFGIPHAFVTDNGKQFDCGPFRKWCAELQI